The proteins below are encoded in one region of Terriglobales bacterium:
- the nusG gene encoding transcription termination/antitermination protein NusG has product MNEEDKIEQAESAAEAAAPKGTAEAEAPPAAPERPANPNMKWYIVHTYSGFERKVKESLESRVKAFHLEGKVGRVLIPTEPVTEVRGGKKYTTERMFYPGYVLVEMDLTGFRSGGEGDQVWHMVKATPRVTGFLGTATEPTPLSEDEVNQIVYRVETGREKPKLKVRFEKNETVKIIEGPFASFTGVVDEVNEDRETLKVMVTIFGRSTPVELEFGQVEKSG; this is encoded by the coding sequence ATGAACGAAGAGGACAAGATCGAGCAGGCGGAGAGCGCGGCCGAAGCCGCGGCCCCCAAAGGGACGGCGGAGGCGGAAGCGCCGCCGGCTGCGCCCGAGCGCCCGGCGAACCCGAACATGAAGTGGTACATCGTGCACACCTACAGCGGGTTCGAACGCAAGGTGAAGGAGTCGCTGGAGTCGCGGGTGAAGGCCTTCCACCTGGAGGGAAAAGTCGGCCGGGTGCTGATCCCCACCGAGCCGGTGACGGAAGTGCGCGGCGGAAAGAAGTACACCACCGAGCGCATGTTCTATCCGGGATACGTTCTGGTGGAGATGGACCTGACGGGTTTCCGCAGCGGCGGCGAGGGCGACCAGGTGTGGCACATGGTCAAGGCGACGCCGCGGGTGACCGGTTTCCTGGGCACGGCCACCGAGCCGACCCCGCTTTCCGAAGACGAAGTGAACCAGATCGTCTACCGGGTGGAGACCGGCCGGGAGAAGCCCAAGCTCAAGGTGCGGTTCGAGAAGAACGAGACCGTCAAGATCATCGAAGGACCGTTCGCCAGCTTCACCGGCGTGGTGGACGAGGTGAACGAGGACCGGGAGACGCTGAAGGTGATGGTCACCATCTTCGGGCGGTCGACGCCGGTGGAGTTGGAGTTCGGGCAAGTCGAGAAGAGTGGCTAG
- the secE gene encoding preprotein translocase subunit SecE, with amino-acid sequence MAKSEAVRLMEENGAVGKVRSWPARIKSFYTDVRTEMKKVSTPSRKEVQATTMVVIIAVFLFGVYFFIIDSILGRAIERLFRSFQ; translated from the coding sequence ATGGCGAAGTCGGAAGCGGTGCGGCTGATGGAAGAGAACGGGGCCGTCGGGAAGGTCAGGTCGTGGCCGGCGCGGATCAAGAGCTTCTACACCGATGTGCGCACGGAGATGAAGAAGGTCTCCACGCCGTCGCGTAAGGAAGTGCAGGCGACGACCATGGTGGTGATCATCGCGGTGTTCCTGTTCGGGGTGTACTTCTTCATCATCGACAGCATTCTGGGGCGGGCCATCGAGCGGTTGTTCCGGTCGTTCCAATAG